One genomic segment of Impatiens glandulifera chromosome 6, dImpGla2.1, whole genome shotgun sequence includes these proteins:
- the LOC124942293 gene encoding transketolase, chloroplastic, producing MASSSSLTLSQALLSRSTSHHVSNPSPPSDRLNLPAPISFSALKSTASSPSSLPTRSRRSINSRRVSVRASAAVETLEKTENTLVDKSVNTIRFLAIDAVEKANSGHPGLPMGCAPMGHILYDEIMRYNPKNPYWFNRDRFVLSAGHGCMLQYALLHLAGYDSVQEEDLKSFRQWGSKIPGHPENFETPGVEVTTGPLGQGIANAVGLALAEKHLAARFNKPDAEIVDHYTYVILGDGCQMEGIANEACSLAGHWGLGKLIAFYDDNHISIDGDTEIAFTESVDTRFEALGWHVIWVKNGNTGYDEIRAAIQEAKAVTDKPTLIKVTTTIGFGSPNKANSYSVHGSALGAKEVDATRKNLGWPYEPFHVPEDVKSHWSRHTPIGAKLEAEWNAKYAEYEKKYADEAVDFKSILSGELPSGWEKALPTYTTESAADATRNLSQQNLNALAKVLPGFVGGSADLASSNMTLLKSFGDFQKNTPEERNIRFGVREHAMGAICNGIALHSPGFIPYCATFFVFTDYMRAAMRISALSEARVIYVMTHDSIGLGEDGPTHQPIEHLASFRAMPNIYMMRPADGTETAGAYKVAVEAKKTPTVLALSRQKLPQLVGSSIEGVEKGGYILTDNSTGNKPDAILIGTGSELEIVVKAADELRKEGKTVRVVSLVCWELYLAQSDEYKESVLPKGVNAKVSLEAGSTLGWEKFVGSNGKAIGIDRFGASAPAPKIYQEYGITAEAVIAAAKAIIG from the exons AtggcatcttcttcttctctaacTCTCTCCCAAGCTCTCCTCTCCCGTTCAACTTCCCACCATGTCTCAAACCCATCTCCCCCTTCCGACCGTCTCAATCTCCCCGCCCCCATCTCTTTCTCCGCCCTCAAATCCACCGCTTCTTCCCCTTCTTCTCTCCCAACTCGCTCACGCCGTTCCATTAACTCGCGTCGCGTCTCTGTTCGCGCATCGGCGGCTGTGGAAACGTTAGAGAAGACTGAAAATACCCTAGTTGATAAATCTGTTAACACGATTCGATTTCTTGCGATTGATGCTGTTGAGAAAGCGAATTCGGGTCATCCTGGTTTACCTATGGGTTGTGCGCCAATGGGTCATATTCTTTATGATGAAATTATGAGGTATAACCCGAAAAACCCTTATTGGTTTAATCGTGATCGGTTTGTTCTTTCGGCTGGACATGGTTGTATGCTTCAGTATGCTCTTCTTCACTTAGCTGGATACGACAGTGTTCAG GAAGAAGATTTGAAGAGTTTTCGTCAATGGGGAAGTAAAATTCCTGGTCACCCAGAAAACTTTGAAACCCCTGGTGTTGAAGTTACAACTG GTCCTCTTGGACAAGGAATTGCTAATGCTGTTGGATTAGCTCTTGCTGAGAAGCATTTGGCTGCTCGTTTCAACAAGCCAGATGCTGAGATTGTCGATCATTACAC ATATGTGATATTGGGTGATGGTTGTCAAATGGAGGGAATTGCTAATGAAGCTTGTTCATTAGCTGGACATTGGGGACTTGGAAAGCTTATTGCTTTCTATGATGATAATCATATTTCAATTGATGGTGATACTGAGATTGCTTTTACCGAAAGTGTTGACACTCGTTTTGAAGCTCTCGGTTGGCATGTTATCTGGGTTAAGAATGGAAACACGGGTTATGATGAAATTCGTGCTGCTATTCAGGAAGCTAAGGCGGTCACTGACAAGCCAACATTGATCAAG GTAACTACTACAATTGGGTTTGGTTCTCCGAACAAGGCAAACTCGTATAGTGTACATGGTAGTGCTCTTGGAGCTAAGGAAGTTGATGCAACGAGGAAGAACCTTGGATGGCCATACGAACCTTTCCATGTGCCCGAGGATGTGAAGAG TCATTGGAGTCGCCATACTCCGATTGGGGCTAAGCTTGAAGCTGAATGGAACGCGAAGTATGCTGAGTACGAGAAGAAGTATGCGGATGAGGCTGTGGATTTTAAGTCGATCTTATCGGGTGAATTACCTTCGGGTTGGGAGAAAGCTCTTCCG ACATACACTACCGAAAGTGCAGCTGATGCGACTAGAAACCTATCCCAACAAAATCTAAACGCTCTTGCCAAAGTACTCCCCGGTTTCGTGGGTGGAAGTGCCGATCTCGCCTCTTCAAACATGACCCTACTAAAATCGTTTGGCGATTTCCAAAAGAACACCCCTGAGGAACGTAACATCCGATTTGGCGTTCGTGAACACGCAATGGGAGCAATATGTAATGGAATTGCTCTACATAGCCCCGGTTTCATCCCCTATTGCGCAACATTCTTCGTCTTCACCGACTACATGAGAGCTGCCATGAGAATCTCCGCCTTATCGGAAGCTAGGGTTATCTATGTCATGACCCACGACTCGATCGGGCTAGGAGAGGACGGTCCGACCCATCAACCTATCGAGCATTTAGCTAGCTTTCGAGCCATGCCCAACATCTACATGATGCGCCCGGCTGATGGAACCGAGACCGCAGGTGCCTATAAAGTGGCAGTCGAAGCCAAGAAAACGCCAACTGTTTTGGCGCTCTCTCGTCAAAAGTTGCCACAACTGGTTGGATCTTCGATTGAAGGAGTCGAGAAGGGTGGTTACATTCTAACGGATAATTCCACGGGTAATAAACCGGATGCGATCTTGATCGGAACCGGTTCGGAATTGGAAATCGTTGTGAAAGCAGCCGATGAGCTAAGAAAAGAAGGGAAGACGGTTAGGGTTGTTTCGCTTGTTTGTTGGGAACTCTATCTCGCTCAATCGGACGAGTATAAAGAGAGTGTACTTCCTAAGGGGGTTAACGCCAAGGTTAGTTTGGAAGCGGGATCAACGCTTGGATGGGAGAAATTCGTTGGGAGTAACGGGAAAGCGATTGGCATTGATCGTTTTGGTGCGAGTGCTCCAGCCCCAAAGATTTATCAGGAGTATGGAATCACTGCTGAGGCAGTGATCGCCGCGGCTAAAGCCATCATCGGTTAG
- the LOC124941694 gene encoding 3-phosphoshikimate 1-carboxyvinyltransferase 2, whose protein sequence is MAQVSKMSNGIQSYNFSSTLPSNRNGIPKLGSISFGSKPMISSKLFTFNQSSSLRVSSPFRVSASLATAEKPSTVPEIVLQPIKEISGTVKLPGSKSLSNRILLLAALSEGTTVVDNLLDSDDVHYMLGALRTLGLNVEEDYVIKQAIVEGCGGLFPVGKEASNEEIQLFLGNAGTAMRPLAAAVTAAGGNSSYVLDGVPRMRERPIGDLVSGLKQLGADVDCFLGTKCPPVRVVGKGGLPGGKVKLSGSISSQYLTALLMAAPLALGDVEIEIIDKLISIPYVEMTLKLMKRFGVSVDHTDNWDRFLVKGGQKYKSPGNAYVEGDASSASYFLAGAAITGGTITVEGCGTSSLQGDVKFAEVLEKMGAKVTWTDTSVTVTGPPRNSTGLKHLRAVDVNMNKMPDVAMTLAVVALYADGPTTIRDVASWRVKETERMIAICTELRKLGATVEEGSDYCVITPPEKLNVTAIDTYDDHRMAMAFSLAACSDVAVTIKDPGCTRKTFPDYFEVLEKFTLH, encoded by the exons ATGGCGCAGGTGAGCAAGATGTCGAATGGGATCCAATCTTACAACTTCAGCTCAACTCTACCCAGCAACAGAAATGGGATACCTAAACTGGGTTCCATCTCGTTTGGATCAAAACCAATGATTTCATCCAAATTATTCACTTTTAATCAGTCTTCTTCACTTCGAGTTAGTTCCCCATTTAGGGTTTCTGCATCTTTAGCAACTGCAGAGAAACCTTCAACAGTACCTGAGATTGTTTTGCAACCCATTAAGGAGATATCTGGTACGGTCAAATTGCCTGGATCGAAATCCCTATCGAATCGCATACTGCTTCTTGCTGCCCTGTCTGAG GGAACAACTGTTGTGGACAACCTGTTGGATAGTGATGATGTTCATTATATGCTTGGTGCTTTGAGAACACTTGGGCTTAATGTAGAAGAAGATTATGTAATCAAACAGGCAATAGTTGAAGGTTGTGGAGGTTTATTCCCTGTTGGAAAGGAAGCTTCCAATGAAGAAATCCAGCTGTTCTTAGGAAATGCAGGAACAGCTATGAGACCATTGGCGGCTGCTGTAACTGCTGCTGGTGGTAATTCGAG TTATGTACTTGACGGAGTCCCACGAATGAGGGAGAGACCAATTGGCGACTTGGTCTCAGGTCTTAAGCAACTTGGTGCAGATGTTGATTGCTTTCTTGGCACAAAATGCCCTCCGGTTCGTGTAGTTGGAAAGGGTGGCCTTCCAGGGGGAAAG GTAAAGCTTTCTGGATCAATTAGTAGTCAATACTTGACCGCACTTCTCATGGCGGCTCCTTTGGCTTTAGGTGACGTAGAAATCGAGATCATTGATAAACTTATATCTATACCCTATGTGGAGATGACACTCAAGTTAATGAAACGTTTTGGAGTCAGCGTTGATCATACCGATAACTGGGATAGATTCTTGGTTAAAGGAGGACAAAAATACAA GTCTCCCGGGAATGCTTATGTTGAAGGTGATGCTTCGAGTGCCAGTTACTTTCTCGCTGGAGCTGCTATCACGGGTGGGACCATAACTGTCGAAGGATGTGGTACGAGTAGCTTACAG GGGGATGTAAAATTTGCTGAGGTTTTAGAGAAAATGGGTGCTAAGGTTACTTGGACAGACACTAGCGTGACTGTGACGGGTCCTCCTCGAAATTCAACGGGATTGAAGCATTTACGCGCCGTAGATGTTAATATGAACAAGATGCCCGATGTTGCCATGACGCTTGCAGTTGTCGCTCTCTATGCGGATGGACCTACGACCATCAGAGATG TTGCAAGCTGGAGAGTCAAGGAAACGGAACGAATGATAGCAATTTGCACAGAACTGAGAAAG CTAGGGGCGACTGTGGAAGAGGGGTCCGACTATTGTGTGATTACTCCACCCGAGAAATTGAATGTAACTGCTATCGATACTTACGATGATCACAGAATGGCCATGGCCTTCTCCCTTGCTGCCTGCTCGGATGTTGCGGTT